A single genomic interval of Wolbachia endosymbiont of Diaphorina citri harbors:
- a CDS encoding IS256 family transposase, whose translation MSQRIADRTTGLVDYKELETNILSSIREGRPLMGKDGALTPFVKRLLEASLEGEIEHHLSTESEENNRRNGRNGKTLKTSAGSFELLTPRDREGSFEPQIVKKRQTSLHPELETKVLNMFASGVGYRDIASYVEEIYDHKISAAEISGITDKLLPIINEWRSRPLQSVYPIVFMDGMFFKVKEDGRCVSKCMYNILGIDQNGRKEVLGFYLAESEGASFWLGVLNDLKERGIEDILIACVDGLKSFPAAINSVFPNVEVQLCVVHQIRNSLKYVSSKDVKVFMNDLKKIYRATSKEIAENYLLELEEKWGEKYPLVVKSWQNNWESLSGYFKYSGPVRRLIYTTNLIEGLHRQIRKFTKTKGAFTSINALYKLVYCAIRKVEEKWTMPVHDWALSISQLDIFFPSRLKIELN comes from the coding sequence ATGAGTCAAAGAATAGCAGATAGAACTACTGGTTTGGTAGATTATAAAGAATTAGAAACAAATATCTTGTCGTCTATACGAGAAGGTAGACCATTAATGGGAAAAGATGGTGCATTAACGCCATTTGTAAAAAGGCTACTTGAAGCAAGCTTGGAGGGTGAAATAGAACATCATTTATCTACTGAAAGCGAAGAAAACAATCGTAGAAACGGAAGGAATGGAAAAACTTTGAAAACAAGTGCAGGTTCATTTGAACTATTGACACCAAGAGACAGAGAGGGAAGTTTTGAACCACAGATAGTGAAAAAAAGGCAAACAAGCCTACATCCAGAACTTGAAACAAAGGTCTTGAACATGTTTGCAAGTGGTGTGGGATACAGAGATATAGCATCATATGTGGAAGAAATTTATGACCATAAAATATCTGCAGCAGAGATATCTGGAATTACAGATAAATTACTACCTATAATCAATGAATGGCGTAGCCGTCCACTGCAATCAGTGTATCCAATAGTATTTATGGATGGGATGTTTTTTAAGGTAAAAGAAGACGGTCGCTGTGTAAGTAAGTGCATGTATAACATATTAGGAATAGACCAAAATGGCAGAAAAGAAGTACTGGGTTTTTACTTAGCAGAAAGCGAGGGAGCTAGCTTCTGGTTAGGCGTATTAAATGACTTGAAAGAGAGAGGAATAGAAGACATTTTGATAGCTTGTGTCGATGGCCTAAAAAGCTTTCCTGCAGCTATAAATAGCGTATTTCCTAATGTGGAAGTACAGCTATGTGTAGTGCATCAAATACGGAACTCTCTGAAATACGTATCAAGCAAAGATGTAAAAGTTTTCATGAATGATTTAAAAAAAATATACCGCGCTACAAGTAAAGAAATTGCAGAAAATTATTTGCTTGAGCTGGAGGAAAAATGGGGCGAAAAGTATCCATTAGTTGTAAAATCTTGGCAGAACAATTGGGAAAGTTTATCTGGTTACTTCAAGTATTCAGGTCCTGTTAGAAGGCTAATTTATACCACTAATCTCATCGAGGGGCTACACAGGCAAATTAGGAAATTTACCAAGACCAAAGGCGCATTCACCAGCATAAATGCCTTGTACAAGCTGGTATATTGTGCTATAAGAAAGGTGGAAGAGAAATGGACGATGCCTGTACATGATTGGGCATTATCTATATCTCAACTCGATATTTTTTTCCCTAGTAGATTAAAGATTGAGTTGAATTAA
- a CDS encoding RluA family pseudouridine synthase: protein MFRTLNINSEEKKLRLDTYVAKKCNISRSKAQRLIQDERVTLFGTPIINNDHIVKPGEEYIVHLVQPDISTSIEPNYNIKLDIIYEDGDIIILSKQSRLTVHPGAGTNNDTLLNAVIAHLGKIPYINTRPGIVHRLDKDTSGLMVIAKNEQSHSFLSELLSNRKIKREYLAVIWGALPNLQGTVKTHIAPKRSNKEMMCVTKTAGKLAITHYSVKKIIGQASLVKCTLETGRTHQIRVHMSHIGHSVVGDQVYGKNSSKSEKHAKNSDFIRNFNRQALHAHTLGLYHPKSKEYMEFVSDLPQDMQVLIGEFENIS, encoded by the coding sequence ATGTTCAGGACTTTGAATATTAATAGTGAAGAGAAAAAATTAAGATTAGATACTTATGTAGCTAAAAAATGCAACATATCACGCAGTAAAGCACAAAGATTGATACAAGATGAGCGGGTAACATTATTTGGCACGCCGATAATTAATAATGACCACATAGTAAAACCAGGTGAAGAGTATATAGTACATCTCGTTCAACCTGACATATCCACATCAATTGAACCTAACTATAATATAAAGCTTGATATCATCTACGAAGATGGGGACATTATAATTCTGAGTAAACAAAGTAGATTAACAGTACACCCAGGTGCTGGAACAAACAATGATACACTCCTGAATGCAGTGATCGCTCACCTTGGCAAAATTCCATATATAAATACAAGACCAGGAATTGTTCACAGGCTTGATAAAGATACTAGTGGACTTATGGTAATTGCAAAAAATGAACAATCCCACAGCTTCTTGTCTGAACTGCTATCAAATCGTAAAATAAAACGGGAATACTTAGCAGTAATTTGGGGAGCATTACCTAATCTGCAAGGAACAGTAAAAACCCATATTGCTCCAAAACGCAGTAATAAAGAAATGATGTGTGTCACAAAAACAGCAGGTAAATTAGCAATCACTCATTATTCAGTGAAGAAAATTATAGGGCAAGCAAGCCTGGTTAAATGTACTTTAGAGACAGGCAGAACACACCAAATTCGAGTACACATGAGCCACATAGGACATTCTGTAGTTGGTGATCAAGTTTACGGAAAAAATAGTAGTAAAAGTGAAAAACATGCTAAAAACTCTGACTTTATCCGTAATTTCAATAGACAGGCACTACATGCTCACACGCTAGGCTTATATCATCCAAAAAGTAAAGAATATATGGAATTTGTTTCTGATTTACCACAAGACATGCAAGTCTTAATCGGTGAATTTGAAAATATATCTTAA
- the tldD gene encoding metalloprotease TldD has protein sequence MPNLDRIFFAQNNVNINNVYKIVNNALSNSDGGELFLEFCQSESLIFDDNILKHMDLNTRRGFGLRSFCEDSTSFVCSSEISEKEISKAASMVKSSASLSKTNSVNLNEEAKSLYSTINPINEMDLSSKIKLLNEVNEYVRSKNNCVKQVKITLNGEWQVVQIIKDDHRLSDIRPLVRFNVLVIVEKNGRAEKGSAGHGGRESYNKFVSEKKWKEVANQALEQALVNLEAIPAPAGEMTVVLGSGWPGILLHEAVGHGLEGDFNRKGISAFSNSMGKQVAASNITVVDNGTLPNLRGSISIDDEGTLPGYNVLIEDGILKGYMQDHMNAKLMGVNPTGNGRRESYKEVTMPRMTNTYMLAGKYAPEEIISSVKRGLYAVNFGGGQVDITSGKFVFSSSEAYLIENGKITQPVKGATLIGDGPTVLKKVSMIGNDLKLDPGVGTCSKDGQNVPVGVGQPTLKVDAITVGGTEYVDKG, from the coding sequence ATGCCAAATCTAGATCGAATATTTTTTGCTCAGAACAATGTTAATATTAATAATGTATATAAAATAGTCAACAACGCTTTGAGCAATAGTGATGGTGGTGAGCTATTTTTAGAGTTTTGCCAATCAGAATCCCTAATTTTTGATGATAATATATTAAAACATATGGATTTGAATACCAGAAGAGGATTTGGTCTAAGGTCTTTTTGTGAAGATAGTACGTCTTTTGTTTGCTCTTCTGAGATTAGCGAAAAAGAAATTAGTAAAGCTGCTTCCATGGTAAAAAGTTCAGCATCTTTAAGCAAAACAAATTCAGTAAACTTAAATGAGGAGGCAAAAAGCCTGTATTCAACGATTAATCCCATAAATGAAATGGACCTGAGCTCAAAGATTAAACTACTTAATGAGGTTAATGAGTATGTAAGGTCGAAGAATAATTGCGTGAAGCAGGTAAAAATAACTCTAAATGGAGAGTGGCAAGTTGTACAAATAATAAAAGATGATCACAGGTTAAGCGATATTAGGCCTTTGGTACGTTTTAATGTACTAGTCATCGTAGAAAAAAATGGCCGAGCGGAGAAAGGTTCTGCAGGGCATGGTGGAAGAGAATCTTATAATAAATTTGTTTCTGAGAAGAAGTGGAAAGAAGTTGCAAACCAAGCGTTAGAGCAAGCGCTAGTAAATCTTGAGGCAATTCCAGCTCCGGCTGGAGAGATGACAGTTGTTTTAGGTTCAGGTTGGCCAGGGATATTATTGCATGAAGCTGTAGGTCATGGACTTGAGGGTGATTTTAACCGTAAAGGAATCTCGGCATTTTCAAATTCTATGGGTAAACAGGTGGCAGCCAGTAACATTACTGTAGTTGATAATGGAACTCTACCTAATTTGCGTGGTTCTATTAGCATAGACGATGAGGGTACTTTACCTGGCTATAATGTGCTTATAGAAGATGGAATTCTAAAAGGATATATGCAAGATCATATGAACGCTAAACTTATGGGTGTAAATCCAACTGGTAATGGTAGAAGAGAAAGTTACAAAGAAGTTACTATGCCACGCATGACAAACACCTATATGTTGGCAGGAAAATATGCACCAGAAGAAATAATATCCAGTGTAAAAAGAGGCCTATATGCAGTAAATTTTGGTGGTGGACAAGTTGATATAACATCAGGAAAATTTGTTTTCTCATCTTCAGAAGCTTACCTAATAGAAAATGGTAAAATTACACAGCCAGTTAAAGGAGCAACACTCATTGGTGACGGTCCGACAGTGTTGAAAAAAGTATCAATGATTGGTAATGATCTAAAGTTAGATCCTGGTGTTGGTACGTGCTCAAAAGACGGACAAAATGTGCCTGTTGGAGTTGGTCAGCCAACACTCAAGGTCGATGCAATAACTGTTGGTGGAACTGAATATGTAGATAAGGGCTAA
- a CDS encoding diacylglycerol kinase: MKKSITRLIKAIQYSCEGIKSAFVSEVAFRQELLLFIICVSTLFVLDVSNLERAVMVSSLFLVLIVEIINTAFETTIERISSEQHILSKKVKDLGSAAVFLSLINFLRMFKKVCQTEFLIQLNL; the protein is encoded by the coding sequence ATGAAGAAAAGCATTACTCGTCTAATAAAAGCAATTCAATACTCCTGTGAAGGAATAAAATCAGCTTTTGTATCAGAAGTTGCGTTCAGACAGGAGTTACTGCTTTTTATAATATGTGTTTCAACTTTGTTTGTTTTAGATGTAAGTAATTTAGAACGTGCAGTAATGGTAAGTAGCCTATTTTTGGTGTTAATTGTAGAAATTATTAACACTGCTTTTGAAACGACAATTGAGCGTATTTCTAGTGAACAACACATACTTTCAAAAAAGGTGAAAGATCTAGGTAGTGCAGCAGTTTTTCTTTCATTAATTAACTTCCTGAGGATGTTCAAAAAAGTGTGTCAAACCGAATTTTTAATTCAACTCAATCTTTAA